The genomic interval CGGCAGGCATCTGGGCTAGCGTTAGCTGCACGTACTCCATCGCTTTGTCACCTGAAAAAAATTAAGAGAGGTTATCGTTGGATGGACTCTCAGCTTCCATTCTAGCGAGGGGTGCAGCTTAACATCAAGCAAGGCCCCTGGCCTTGACCCTAACGGTAGGTGGAGATAGCATATCCGGCGGCGTGCTTTGGGGAGGTGACCATGGCTCAAAGGGCGTATGGTAAGCCGTTACCAGTGCCCAGCCCAGAGACAAGGCCCTTCTGGGAGGGGTGCAAGAGGCATGAGCTCTGGCTCCCCTACTGCCCTCGCTGCCAGCGCTTCTTCTGGTACCCTCGCGACTTTTGTCCCCGTTGCTTCTCCTGGGAGGTGGAGTGGCGAAGGGCCAGTGGCCGGGGCAAGGTCTATACCTTCGCCATCCACTACAGGGCCTTCCACCCGGCCTGGGAGAGGGAGGTGCCCTTCGTCACCGCTATCGTCGAGCTGGAGGAAGGGGTGCGCCTCTACACGCAGCTGGTAGGTGTGGAACCCGATCCAAAACACATCCGCTGTGACATGCCGGTGGAGGTGGTGTTCGAGGACGTAAGCGAGGAGATAAGCTTGCCCAAGTTTCGGCCCGTGGCTCAGGAGGGTGGCCAGCCATGAGGGAGCCCATCTCTGCCCTGGACAAGCTGGACATTAGGGAGAAGCGGGAGATCTTCCGGCGGGTGGCC from Dehalococcoidia bacterium carries:
- a CDS encoding OB-fold domain-containing protein, which gives rise to MAQRAYGKPLPVPSPETRPFWEGCKRHELWLPYCPRCQRFFWYPRDFCPRCFSWEVEWRRASGRGKVYTFAIHYRAFHPAWEREVPFVTAIVELEEGVRLYTQLVGVEPDPKHIRCDMPVEVVFEDVSEEISLPKFRPVAQEGGQP